The Flavobacterium sp. 123 genome contains a region encoding:
- a CDS encoding Crp/Fnr family transcriptional regulator has translation MSKCEQCIVREFSSLKALNKDELVKLAECKSSHTVKKGDVIFEEGETINGIYCVKDGICKLTKLSPNGKDHIVKLIKKGELLGQRSLISDEPVNLSAIALEDMEVCFIPKNEVMGFFDKNNQFSMNVMKTICGDLKEADDHMVNMAQKTVKERLAETLLYLLDTFGKNEDNTLKVQLSRDELASMIGTATESCIRLLSDFNKLGLIELSGKKIILKDINKLKKIAD, from the coding sequence ATGAGTAAATGTGAACAATGTATTGTTAGAGAATTCAGTTCTTTGAAAGCACTTAATAAAGATGAACTAGTAAAACTAGCGGAATGTAAATCATCTCACACAGTCAAAAAAGGAGATGTTATCTTTGAAGAAGGAGAAACAATCAATGGTATTTATTGCGTCAAAGATGGTATTTGTAAACTAACAAAACTGAGCCCTAACGGAAAAGATCATATTGTCAAATTGATTAAAAAAGGCGAGCTATTAGGGCAACGTTCTTTAATTAGTGACGAACCCGTAAACCTAAGTGCGATTGCTCTTGAGGACATGGAAGTATGCTTTATTCCTAAAAATGAGGTGATGGGATTTTTTGATAAAAACAATCAGTTCTCTATGAATGTCATGAAAACTATTTGTGGCGATCTTAAAGAAGCGGATGATCATATGGTTAATATGGCTCAAAAAACCGTTAAAGAAAGACTGGCCGAAACATTACTTTACTTGCTAGATACTTTTGGAAAAAATGAAGATAACACTTTGAAAGTCCAGCTTTCAAGAGATGAATTAGCTAGCATGATTGGTACTGCTACCGAAAGTTGTATTCGTTTATTATCCGATTTTAATAAATTAGGATTAATTGAATTGTCTGGTAAAAAAATTATTTTAAAAGACATTAATAAATTAAAAAAAATAGCGGACTAA
- a CDS encoding heavy metal translocating P-type ATPase metal-binding domain-containing protein, which translates to MDRQNCFHCGLDIVKAEEIIFDDKEFCCNGCKTVYEIFSLNDMTCYYDFEKSPGATPQDINGKYDFLDNESIVSKLLEFQEDSTEIISLNIPHIHCSSCIWILENLQRLQKGISTSQVNFPEKKVRVTYNPEIVSLKTIVYLLSSIGYEPYISLENYETGSNNVDRSLTYKLGVAFFCFGNIMLLSFPEYFEVKEYWLDQYRGFFRWLIFILSLPSFFYSASGYYVSAYKSIKAKMLNIDIPIALGIVVMFIRSTVDIVMDYGSGFFDSLTGLIFFMLLGKMFQIKTYSFLSFERDFKSYFPIAITRINATSEESVPVYDIQKGDRLLIRNQELIPVDGILISEKAEIDYSFVTGEAIPITKKSGNKIFAGGKQIGKVIEMEVLHSVSQSYLTQLWSNDVFQKNVEQKHKTITDRISRYFTPILLLIAFAGFGYWIFIDVNTAFNVFTAVLIVACPCALALTAPFTTGNILRILGKKKFYLKNALVIEQLAKVDTIVFDKTGTITTNKKSNISYEGKALSEENLLIIKNVLRASNHPLSRMLYDFLPEMKKVKITDFQEITGKGILAQIEENIIRIGSYDFIFQNSTLPFSAPSPLERVGERTSVHVKINEVYYGKYVFNNQYREGLAELFQNLNVNYQIKVLSGDNEGERDTLEMLLPKGTELIFNQKPEQKLEFIKKLQDEGKNVMMVGDGLNDAGALAQSNVGISISENVNVFSPACDAILDANEFQKLSYFLKLSKKAITTIKMSFTLSLLYNVVGLSFAVTGNLLPLVAAIIMPLSTITIVSFVTLMSNYFASRK; encoded by the coding sequence ATGGACAGACAAAACTGTTTCCATTGTGGTTTAGATATTGTAAAAGCTGAAGAAATTATATTTGATGACAAAGAATTTTGTTGTAATGGTTGTAAAACCGTGTACGAAATTTTCAGTCTCAATGATATGACATGCTATTATGATTTTGAAAAATCGCCTGGAGCAACCCCGCAAGATATTAATGGTAAATATGATTTTTTAGACAATGAAAGTATTGTTTCAAAACTGTTGGAATTCCAAGAGGATTCAACCGAAATTATTTCACTTAACATTCCTCATATTCATTGTAGCTCGTGTATTTGGATTTTGGAAAATCTACAGCGTCTTCAAAAGGGAATAAGTACTTCACAAGTTAATTTTCCCGAAAAGAAAGTACGTGTCACTTATAATCCAGAGATAGTTTCACTTAAAACCATTGTTTATTTATTAAGCTCCATTGGTTACGAACCCTATATAAGCTTAGAAAATTACGAGACTGGAAGCAATAATGTTGACCGAAGTTTGACTTATAAATTGGGTGTGGCCTTTTTTTGTTTCGGTAATATTATGCTGCTTTCATTCCCAGAATATTTTGAGGTAAAAGAATATTGGCTAGATCAATACCGCGGTTTTTTTCGTTGGTTGATTTTTATATTGTCTTTACCAAGTTTCTTTTATTCGGCAAGTGGTTATTATGTTTCAGCCTACAAAAGCATCAAAGCTAAAATGCTTAATATCGATATTCCTATAGCTTTAGGGATTGTTGTGATGTTTATTAGAAGTACAGTTGATATTGTCATGGATTATGGTTCAGGTTTTTTCGACAGCTTAACGGGCTTGATTTTCTTTATGCTTTTAGGGAAAATGTTCCAAATTAAAACCTATAGTTTTTTGAGTTTCGAAAGAGATTTTAAATCGTATTTTCCAATAGCAATTACCCGTATTAATGCTACTTCCGAAGAAAGCGTGCCCGTTTATGATATTCAAAAAGGAGATCGATTATTAATTAGAAACCAAGAACTTATTCCAGTTGATGGCATTTTGATTTCCGAAAAAGCTGAAATAGATTATAGTTTTGTTACCGGAGAAGCAATCCCGATTACTAAAAAATCAGGTAACAAGATTTTTGCAGGAGGAAAACAAATAGGAAAAGTGATTGAAATGGAAGTTTTGCATTCAGTTTCACAAAGTTATTTGACCCAATTATGGAGTAATGATGTGTTCCAAAAGAATGTAGAACAAAAACACAAAACGATTACGGATAGAATATCTAGATATTTTACTCCAATATTATTATTAATAGCTTTTGCTGGCTTTGGATATTGGATTTTTATTGATGTAAATACGGCTTTCAATGTTTTTACGGCAGTTCTTATTGTGGCTTGTCCTTGTGCATTAGCATTAACAGCTCCTTTTACAACCGGAAACATATTGCGTATTTTGGGCAAGAAGAAATTCTATCTCAAGAATGCTTTGGTGATTGAACAATTAGCAAAAGTTGATACAATAGTTTTTGACAAAACAGGAACCATAACCACCAATAAGAAATCTAATATTTCGTATGAAGGAAAAGCACTTTCGGAGGAAAATCTTTTGATCATTAAAAATGTACTTAGAGCATCTAACCATCCATTAAGTAGGATGTTATATGATTTTTTACCTGAAATGAAAAAAGTAAAAATAACTGATTTTCAAGAAATAACAGGTAAAGGAATTTTAGCTCAAATAGAAGAAAATATAATTCGAATTGGTTCTTACGATTTTATTTTTCAAAATTCTACTTTGCCATTTTCAGCTCCATCTCCTTTGGAGAGGGTTGGGGAGAGGACTTCTGTTCATGTTAAAATAAACGAAGTCTATTATGGTAAATACGTTTTTAATAATCAATATAGAGAAGGCTTGGCGGAGCTTTTTCAGAATTTGAATGTAAATTACCAAATCAAAGTTTTGTCAGGTGATAATGAAGGCGAACGAGATACTTTAGAAATGCTTTTGCCAAAAGGAACCGAATTAATCTTTAATCAAAAACCTGAACAGAAATTAGAGTTCATCAAAAAGTTGCAAGATGAAGGTAAAAATGTTATGATGGTTGGTGATGGATTGAATGATGCTGGAGCTTTGGCACAAAGTAATGTAGGAATTTCTATTTCCGAAAATGTGAATGTTTTTTCGCCTGCTTGCGATGCTATTTTGGATGCTAATGAGTTCCAAAAATTAAGTTATTTCTTGAAATTATCTAAAAAAGCAATCACAACTATCAAAATGAGTTTTACTCTTTCATTATTATATAATGTGGTTGGATTATCTTTTGCGGTAACCGGAAATTTGTTGCCTTTGGTAGCTGCAATCATTATGCCGCTGAGTACCATTACAATAGTGAGCTTTGTGACATTGATGAGTAATTACTTCGCAAGTAGGAAATAG
- the mazG gene encoding nucleoside triphosphate pyrophosphohydrolase gives MNSRTHQLQAFERLLNIMDDLREKCPWDKKQTMQSLRHLTIEETYELGDAILDNDLSEVKRELGDLLLHIVFYSKIGSETGDFDMADVCNEICEKLIHRHPHIYSDVVVKDEEEVKQNWEKLKLKEGKKSVLEGVPKSLPALVKASRIQDKVKGVGFDWEEPHQVWDKVQEELQELQVEVDAKNQDKIEAEFGDVLFSMINYARFLNVNPEDALERTNKKFIKRFQYLESKAGELGKPLMDMTLAEMDVFWNEAKKL, from the coding sequence ATGAACTCAAGAACACATCAACTTCAGGCTTTTGAAAGATTATTGAATATTATGGATGATTTGCGCGAAAAATGTCCTTGGGATAAAAAGCAAACCATGCAAAGTTTACGTCATTTAACCATAGAAGAAACCTATGAATTAGGCGATGCTATTTTGGATAATGATTTAAGTGAGGTTAAGAGAGAATTGGGGGATTTATTATTGCACATTGTTTTTTATTCTAAAATAGGAAGTGAAACAGGCGATTTTGACATGGCGGATGTGTGTAATGAAATCTGCGAAAAATTGATTCATCGTCATCCTCATATTTATAGTGATGTTGTGGTAAAAGACGAAGAAGAAGTAAAGCAAAATTGGGAAAAACTGAAATTGAAAGAAGGTAAAAAATCAGTGCTTGAAGGAGTTCCTAAAAGTTTGCCTGCATTAGTAAAAGCGAGTCGTATTCAAGATAAAGTAAAAGGTGTAGGTTTTGACTGGGAAGAGCCTCATCAAGTTTGGGATAAAGTTCAAGAGGAATTACAGGAATTACAAGTTGAGGTTGATGCTAAAAATCAGGATAAAATAGAAGCTGAATTTGGCGATGTGTTATTCTCCATGATTAATTACGCCCGATTTTTGAATGTAAATCCCGAAGACGCTTTAGAAAGAACCAATAAAAAATTCATTAAAAGATTTCAATATCTCGAAAGCAAAGCAGGAGAATTAGGTAAACCACTAATGGATATGACGCTTGCTGAAATGGATGTTTTTTGGAATGAAGCAAAAAAGCTTTAG
- the ccoS gene encoding cbb3-type cytochrome oxidase assembly protein CcoS gives MSVIYLLISISIVVAIGFFVAFIRAVKTGQYDDDYTPSVRMLFDDELKINNPKSIQTTEEKQI, from the coding sequence ATGAGTGTTATATATTTATTAATCTCCATTAGTATCGTAGTTGCTATTGGCTTTTTTGTTGCTTTTATTCGAGCAGTAAAAACAGGTCAGTATGACGATGATTATACGCCATCTGTCAGAATGCTTTTTGACGATGAGCTCAAAATTAACAATCCAAAATCAATACAAACAACAGAAGAAAAACAAATTTAA